The Larimichthys crocea isolate SSNF chromosome XI, L_crocea_2.0, whole genome shotgun sequence genome has a segment encoding these proteins:
- the cdhr5-rs gene encoding cadherin-related family member 5 produces the protein MFVTQVQGSVLIAELTCSEDGVIQSQYRILVEIVNENDNRPKFLKETIQPFTISELTTVNSVVFTVKAIDTDGDMITYIIDQSLPDASFFRIDLPNSGNVVLNKPLDYETRTQLKVILWAQETNTVDKFNTSAVLTVNIEDGDDQYPHFLPCTPVTPGVPVCMNPTYTTNITHKQQGIVLEFSPGPIRAEDGDRGINTPLIYTILSGDDQGRFVINNSTGEIRLTRPLNSQPVAANFTLNIMVCQVDDRLKYSLASALIRVLSENIFPPVFNRTTFKGFIIQSSSPASIVSTYGNQVLQVQVSDRDFTDGLNPNIHYALNPPSGLYQVTQGGVLIAKTDKLRAFDRHILQVVARDEESGEEVSASVDVEVLQRGQAVPRGAFTEQQLFGDMDSRLAGGIAAMILLLFLSSVLFLLLRTVKRRRQTNTDEHTAISLGKHPNVSLLGFEMVSSSQSVFSVDETSYNNRACSPSESFHGRQGVYTRKHSQLPLPPSSSSSSSTSNLVTGDPGGRSTLHSNLFSVQEKSEGPPEVTKTIETLRLSDVREAIQTTCVSTGESTGGHDDDITAVNTETLQRHDMKTNQGSGERLQETEDLYR, from the exons ATGTTTGTGACTCAGGTTCAGGGATCAGTGCTGATAGCAGAGCTCACCTGTTCTGAGGATGGTGTCATACAG agTCAGTACAGAATCCTGGTCGAGATTGTGAATGAAAACGACAACAGACCAAAATTCCTGAAAGAGACGATTCAACCGTTCACCATCAGTGAG ctgacAACTGTGAACTCTGTGGTTTTCACAGTGAAGGCCATTGATACAGATGGAGACATGATTACATACATCATTGACCAATCATTG CCTGATGCATCCTTCTTCAGGATCGATCTGCCGAACAGTGGAAACGTAGTCCTGAACAAACCTCTGGACTATGAGACCAGAACTCAGCTGAAGGTGATCCTCTGGGCCCAG gaaacaaacactgtgGACAAGTTTAATACGTCTGCTGTTTTGACGGTGAACATCGAGGATGGAGATGACCAGTATCCTCATTTCCTGCCCTGTACACCTGTCACTCCAGGTGTTCCTGTCTGCATGAACCCCACCTACAccaccaacatcacacacaaacagcag GGCATAGTTCTGGAGTTTTCTCCTGGTCCAATCAGAGCagaagatggagacagaggaaTCAATACTCCTCTGATCTACACCATCCTGTCAG gTGATGACCAGGGCAGGTTCGTGATCAACAACAGTACAGGTGAGATCAGATTAACGAGACCTCTGAACAGTCAACCAGTGGCGGCAAACTTCACCCTCAACATCATG GTTTGTCAAGTGGATGACCGGCTAAAGTACAGCCTGGCGTCGGCTCTGATCCGAGTTCTCAGTGAGAACATCTTCCCTCCGGTCTTCAACAGAACCACCTTTAAAGGTTTCATCATCCAGAGCTCAAGCCCTGCCTCCATCGTCTCCACTTATGGGAACCAGGTGTTACAGGTCCAAGTGTCAGACCGTGACTTCACTGAT GGCCTGAATCCAAACATCCACTATGCTCTGAATCCTCCATCTGGACTGTACCAAGTGACCCAGGGGGGTGTTCTGATTGCCAAGACGGACAAACTGCGTGCATTTGACAGACACATACTTCAG GTTGTCGCCAGAGACGAAGAATCAGGAGAAGAAGTTTCAGCTTCAGTGGACGTCGAAGTCCTGCAGAGAGGACAAGCAG TCCCTCGTGGTGCATtcactgagcagcagctgtttggagATATGGACAGCAGGCTGGCCGGAGGAATCGCAGCAATGATCTTGctcttgtttttgtcatcagttctgtttctgttgcttcGGACCGTGAAGAGAAgacgacaaacaaacacagatgaacacacagcaATCTCCCTCGGAAAACATCCTAACGTG AGTTTACTGGGGTTTGAGATG GTGAGCTCCAGTCAATCTGTGTTCTCTGTGGATGAGACTTCATACAACAACAGAGCATGTTCACCATCAGAGAGCTTCCACGGCAGACAGGGAGTCTACACCAGGAAACACtctcagcttcctcttcctccatcatcatcatcatcatcatcaacatcaaacCTGGTCACCGGGGATCCTGGAGGAAGATCAACACTTCATTctaatttgttttctgtccaagAAAAATCAGAAGGTCCACCTGAGGTGACAAAGACCATTGAAACCCTCAGATTATCTGATGTTAGAGAAGCCATACAGACAACTTGTGTGTCCACAGGTGAGTCTACAGGTGgtcatgatgatgacatcacagcagtGAACACAGAGACTCTTCagagacatgacatgaaaacTAACCAGGGGTCAGGGGAGAGATTACAGGAGACAGAGGACCTCTACAGGTAG
- the tnpo3 gene encoding transportin-3 isoform X2, whose product MYAWEISDQLLQLKQDVESCYFAAQTMKMKIQTSFYELPPETHNALRDSLLTHIQNLKDLSPIIVTQLALAIADLALQMASWKGCVHTLIEKYNNDISSMPFLIEILTVLPEEVHSRSLRIGANRRTEIIEDLAYYSSTVVTLLTTCVEKTGNDEKMFIKVFRCLGSWFNLGVLDSNFMAGNQLLMVLFQVLQRDETSTNLHEAASDCVCSALYAIENVDTNMALALQLFQGVLTLETAYHMAVAREDLDKVLNYCRIFTELCETFLETTVRSPGQGMGDLRTLELLLICAGHPQYEVVEISFNFWYRLGEHLYKINDAALHTIFRPYIQRLLHCLARHCQLDPDHEGIPEDTDDFGEFRMRVSDLVKDVIFLVGSMECFSQLYSTLKEGNPSWEVTEAVLFIMAAIAKSVDPENNPTLSEVLQQVVLLPESVHMAVRYTSIELVGEMSEVVDRNPRFLDPVLNYLMKGLREKPLASAAAKAIHNICSVCRDHMAQHFQGLLDIARSLDSFALSTEAAVGLLKGTALVLARLPLEKIAECLSDLCAVQVLALKKLLAEDSTNGKSADPTVWLDRLAVIFRHTNPIVENGQTHPCQKVIQEIWPVLSETLNTHQADNRIVERCCRCLRFAVRCVGKGSASLLQPLVTQMVSVYQVYPHSCFLYLGSILVDEYGMEEGCRQGLLDMLQALCMPTFQLLEQQNGLRNHPDTVDDLFRLATRFVQRSPVTLLSSSIIVHIIQCAIAATSLDHRDANCSVMKFVRDLIHTGVANDHEEDFEVRKQLIGQAMEQHGQQLVTQLMHSCCFCLPPYTLPDVAEVLWEVMVFDRPTFCRWLESALKGLPKETSGGAVTVTHKQLTDFHKQVTSAEECKQVCWAIREFTRLFR is encoded by the exons ATGTACGCATGGGAGATCTCTgaccagctgctgcagctcaaacaGGATGTGGAGTCGTGTTACTTTGCTGCTCAGACCATGAAGATGAAGATCCAAACGTCCTTCTACGAGCTTCCACCAGAGACACACAATGCACTGCGAGACTCGCTGCTCACCCACATCCAGAACCTCAAAGACCTGTCCCCCATCATCgtcacacag ctGGCTTTAGCCATCGCAGATCTCGCTCTTCAGATGGCCTCATGGAAAGGATGTGTTCACACGCTCATAGAAAA GTACAACAATGACATCAGCTCCATGCCCTTCCTCATTGAGATTCTCACAGTGCTGCCAGAGGAAGTTCACAGTCGATCTCTACGAATCGGTGCCAATCGTAGGACGGAAATCATCGAGGATCTGGCTTATTATTCCAGCACCGTGGTCACTCTGCTG acGACGTGTGTGGAGAAGACGGGTAACGATGAGAAGATGTTCATCAAGGTGTTTCGCTGTTTGGGCAGCTGGTTCAACTTGGGAGTCCTCGACAGTAACTTCATGGCTGGAAACCAGCTGCTCATGGTCCTCTTCCAAGTCCTG CAGAGGGATGAAACCTCAACCAACCTCCATGAGGCGGCGTCAGACTGTGTCTGTTCGGCTCTCTACGCCATAGAAAATGTAGACACCAATATGGCGTTAGCTTTGCAGCTCTTCCAGGGCGTTCTGACACTGGAGACTGCCTATCACATGGCTGTGGCCCGAGAAGACCTTGACAA AGTGCTGAACTACTGCAGGATCTTCACTGAACTCTGCGAGACATTTTTAGAGACAACAGTCAGGAGTCCAGGACAGGGTATGGGAGACCTGAGGACACTGGAACTGCTGCTGATCTGTGCAGGACACCCGCAGTATGAG GTTGTGGAAATCTCCTTTAACTTCTGGTACCGTCTCGGAGAACATctctataaaataaatgatgcagCTCTTCACACCATCTTCAGACCGTATATCCAGAGACTTCTGCACTGTTTGGCCCGACACTGTCAGCTCGACCCAGACCAC GAGGGAATCCCTGAGGACACTGACGATTTCGGCGAGTTCAGGATGAGAGTCTCTGACCTCGTTAAAGACGTCATTTTTCTTGTTGGATCCATGGAGTGTTTCTCTCAG TTATATTCTACGTTAAAAGAAGGGAACCCTTCCTGGGAGGTGACGGAGGCCGTCCTCTTCATCATGGCTGCGATTGCCAAAAGTGTTGATCC GGAGAACAACCCAACGTTGTCAGAGGTGTTGCAGCAGGTGGTTTTACTTCCAGAAAGCGTCCACATGGCGGTCCGTTACACGAGCATCGAGCTGGTCGGAGAGATGAGCGAGGTGGTGGACAGAAATCCAAGGTTCCTCG aCCCTGTGTTGAACTACCTGATGAAAGGTCTCAGAGAGAAGCCTCTGGCATCGGCAGCAGCGAAAGCGATCCACAATATCTGTTCAGTGTGCAGAGATCACATGGCTCAACACTTTCAGGGTCTGTTGGACATTGCCCGCTCCCTCGACTCCTTTGCCCTGTCCACAGAGGCCGCCGTAGGACTGCTTAAAG GTACAGCTCTGGTCCTGGCTCGTCTTCCTCTGGAGAAGATCGCAGAGTGTCTCAGTGATCTATGTGCCGTTCAGGTCTTGGCTTTGAAAAAG cttctGGCTGAAGATTCGACAAATGGTAAATCAGCTGATCCCACAGTGTGGCTCGACAGACTGGCTGTTATCTTTAG acacacaaacccCATCGTCGAGAACGGACAGACTCACCCATGTCAAAAAGTCATCCAGGAG ATCTGGCCCGTGCTGTCAGAGACACTGAACACTCATCAGGCTGATAACAGGATTGTGGAACGATGCTGTCGCTGTCTCAGGTTTGCTGTACGATGTGTTGGGAAAGGCTCTGCCTCCCTTCTGCAGCCACTCGTCACTCAG ATGGTGAGTGTGTACCAGGTGTATCCACACTCCTGCTTCCTGTACCTGGGCAGCATCCTGGTGGATGAGTACGGCATGGAGGAGGGCTGCAGGCAGGGCCTGCTCGACATGTTACAG GCTCTCTGCATGCCGACCTTCCAGCTGTTGGAGCAGCAGAACGGTCTTAGGAATCATCCCGACACTGTAGATGACCTGTTTAGATTGGCAACCAG atttgtCCAGAGGAGTCCCGTCACTttactcagcagcagcatcatcgtTCACATCATCCAGTGCGCCATCGCTGCCACCTCATTGGACCACCGAGACGCCAATTGCAGTGTCATGAAGTTTGTCCGAGACCTGATCCACACCGGAGTCGCCAATGAT CACGAGGAGGACTTTGAGGTGAGGAAGCAGCTGATTGGTCAGGCCATGGAGCAGCACGGTCAGCAGCTCGTCACTCAGCTGATGCACTCatgctgtttctgtctgccGCCGTACACACTGCCCGACGTCGCTGAGGTTCTGTGGGAAGTCATGGTGTTTGACAGACCT ACATTCTGTCGTTGGTTAGAAAGCGCTCTGAAAGGGTTACCGAAGGAAACATCAGGAGGAGCCGTGACCGTCACTCACAAGCAGCTGACTGACTTCCACAAACAGGTCACCAG tGCTGAGGAGTGTAAACAGGTGTGTTGGGCCATCAGAGAGTTCACCAGACTGTTCCGATAG
- the irf5 gene encoding interferon regulatory factor 5 isoform X1 yields the protein MSVQPRRIRLKPWLLAQVNSGRYPGLQWLSADHRLFQIPWKHATRHTPMSDEENTIFKAWALETGKYQEGVDEPDPAKWKANLRCALNKSREFQLKYDGTKETPVQPYKIYEVCEQPGNTDAVDDEEEEMPNLMELTINPRISDPPSFSSFPAHSEVNQFSLSTDGAFGPPHVIPIPLLPERDVPMTPDLQARGPMVDQSFVRPVGLSNGLQDLNPLPPPAASAPPGPAPMEASSMGGVQNQEDPQNHQPCKYDLLSSVPLTDLDLKFQYRGRPMGSLTVSNPQGCRLYYGHLEPTPEQVDLFGPVTLQQVLFPGTSEIQNQKQRFYTEALLDVMDRGLILEIWEQDIYAVRLCQCKVFWSGPGMPEQGPPNPMEREKKIKVFSLNDFLQGLILFQKGEAQNPPPFEISFCFGEDWPDKKPKEKKLIMVQVVPVVARILTEMFSGELSWSTDSIRLQISNPDVKDQTVEQFKELQRLLQSQHIQGPWTPNIH from the exons ATGAGTGTCCAGCCCCGGAGAATCCGCCTGAAGCCCTGGTTGTTGGCTCAGGTGAACAGTGGCAGGTATCCTGGTCTACAGTGGCTCAGTGCAGACCACCGACTCTTCCAGATCCCCTGGAAACACGCTACACGCCACACGCCAATGTCAGATGAGGAGAACACCATCTTCAAG GCGTGGGCTCTGGAGACAGGTAAGTATCAGGAAGGTGTGGATGAACCCGACCCAGCCAAGTGGAAAGCGAACCTTCGCTGTGCTCTGAACAAAAGCAGAGAGTTTCAGCTGAAATACGACGGCACTAAAGAGACGCCAGTCCAACCGTACAAGATCTACGAGGTGTGTGAGCAGCCTGGAAACACAG ATGCtgttgatgatgaagaggaggag ATGCCGAATCTGATGGAGCTCACAATCA ATCCTAGGATCAGTGACCCCCCTTCCTTCAGCTCCTTTCCAGCCCATTCTGAAGTGAATCAGTTCAGTTTGTCTACAGACGGGGCGTTTGGACCGCCACACGTGATCCCGATACCTCTCCTCCCAGAAAGAGATGTCCCCATGACCCCTGACCTCCAGGCTCGGGGTCCGATGGTGGACCAGAGCTTTGTCCGTCCTGTAGGACTCTCTAACGGACTCCAGGACTTGAATCCTCTGCCCCCCCCAGCTGCCTCGGCTCCCCCAGGGCCAGCCCCAATGGAAGCCAGTAGCATGGGGGGCGTCCAGAACCAGGAGGACCCTCAGAACCACCAACCCTGCAAGTACGACCTACTGAGCAGCGTCCCAC TAACAGATCTGGATCTGAAGTTCCAGTACCGGGGGCGGCCAATGGGCTCTTTGACTGTCAGTAACCCTCAGGGCTGCCGGTTGTACTATGGACACCTGGAGCCGACCCCGGAGCAGGTGGACCTGTTTGGACCTGTCACCCTGCAGCAGGTCCTGTTCCCGGGGACGTCTGAGATCCAAAACCAGAAGCAGCGGTTCTACACAGAGGCCCTGCTGGATGTGATGGACCGTGGTCTGATCCTGGAGATCTGGGAGCAGGACATTTATGCTGTCCGCCTCTGTCAGTGTAAGGTGTTCTGGTCCGGACCAGGCATGCCTGAACAGGGTCCCCCAAACCCcatggagagggagaagaaaatcAAAGTGTTCAGCCTGAATGACTTCCTACAAG GACTGATCCTGTTCCAGAAGGGGGAAGCTCAGAACCCGCCCCCCTTTGAGATCTCCTTCTGTTTTGGGGAGGACTGGCCCGACAAGAAGCCCAAAGAGAAGAAACTCATCATGGTCCAG GTGGTTCCTGTAGTGGCTCGGATCCTGACAGAGATGTTCTCTGGAGAACTCAGTTGGTCCACAGACAGCATCCGCCTGCAGATCTCAAACCCTGATGTGAAAGACCAGACGGTGGAACagttcaaggaactgcagagGCTCCTGCAGAGTCAGCACATCCAGGGGCCCTGGACCCCAAACATACACTAA
- the irf5 gene encoding interferon regulatory factor 5 isoform X2 produces MSVQPRRIRLKPWLLAQVNSGRYPGLQWLSADHRLFQIPWKHATRHTPMSDEENTIFKAWALETGKYQEGVDEPDPAKWKANLRCALNKSREFQLKYDGTKETPVQPYKIYEVCEQPGNTDAVDDEEEEMPNLMELTINGAFGPPHVIPIPLLPERDVPMTPDLQARGPMVDQSFVRPVGLSNGLQDLNPLPPPAASAPPGPAPMEASSMGGVQNQEDPQNHQPCKYDLLSSVPLTDLDLKFQYRGRPMGSLTVSNPQGCRLYYGHLEPTPEQVDLFGPVTLQQVLFPGTSEIQNQKQRFYTEALLDVMDRGLILEIWEQDIYAVRLCQCKVFWSGPGMPEQGPPNPMEREKKIKVFSLNDFLQGLILFQKGEAQNPPPFEISFCFGEDWPDKKPKEKKLIMVQVVPVVARILTEMFSGELSWSTDSIRLQISNPDVKDQTVEQFKELQRLLQSQHIQGPWTPNIH; encoded by the exons ATGAGTGTCCAGCCCCGGAGAATCCGCCTGAAGCCCTGGTTGTTGGCTCAGGTGAACAGTGGCAGGTATCCTGGTCTACAGTGGCTCAGTGCAGACCACCGACTCTTCCAGATCCCCTGGAAACACGCTACACGCCACACGCCAATGTCAGATGAGGAGAACACCATCTTCAAG GCGTGGGCTCTGGAGACAGGTAAGTATCAGGAAGGTGTGGATGAACCCGACCCAGCCAAGTGGAAAGCGAACCTTCGCTGTGCTCTGAACAAAAGCAGAGAGTTTCAGCTGAAATACGACGGCACTAAAGAGACGCCAGTCCAACCGTACAAGATCTACGAGGTGTGTGAGCAGCCTGGAAACACAG ATGCtgttgatgatgaagaggaggag ATGCCGAATCTGATGGAGCTCACAATCA ACGGGGCGTTTGGACCGCCACACGTGATCCCGATACCTCTCCTCCCAGAAAGAGATGTCCCCATGACCCCTGACCTCCAGGCTCGGGGTCCGATGGTGGACCAGAGCTTTGTCCGTCCTGTAGGACTCTCTAACGGACTCCAGGACTTGAATCCTCTGCCCCCCCCAGCTGCCTCGGCTCCCCCAGGGCCAGCCCCAATGGAAGCCAGTAGCATGGGGGGCGTCCAGAACCAGGAGGACCCTCAGAACCACCAACCCTGCAAGTACGACCTACTGAGCAGCGTCCCAC TAACAGATCTGGATCTGAAGTTCCAGTACCGGGGGCGGCCAATGGGCTCTTTGACTGTCAGTAACCCTCAGGGCTGCCGGTTGTACTATGGACACCTGGAGCCGACCCCGGAGCAGGTGGACCTGTTTGGACCTGTCACCCTGCAGCAGGTCCTGTTCCCGGGGACGTCTGAGATCCAAAACCAGAAGCAGCGGTTCTACACAGAGGCCCTGCTGGATGTGATGGACCGTGGTCTGATCCTGGAGATCTGGGAGCAGGACATTTATGCTGTCCGCCTCTGTCAGTGTAAGGTGTTCTGGTCCGGACCAGGCATGCCTGAACAGGGTCCCCCAAACCCcatggagagggagaagaaaatcAAAGTGTTCAGCCTGAATGACTTCCTACAAG GACTGATCCTGTTCCAGAAGGGGGAAGCTCAGAACCCGCCCCCCTTTGAGATCTCCTTCTGTTTTGGGGAGGACTGGCCCGACAAGAAGCCCAAAGAGAAGAAACTCATCATGGTCCAG GTGGTTCCTGTAGTGGCTCGGATCCTGACAGAGATGTTCTCTGGAGAACTCAGTTGGTCCACAGACAGCATCCGCCTGCAGATCTCAAACCCTGATGTGAAAGACCAGACGGTGGAACagttcaaggaactgcagagGCTCCTGCAGAGTCAGCACATCCAGGGGCCCTGGACCCCAAACATACACTAA
- the tnpo3 gene encoding transportin-3 isoform X1, with translation MEGGKPNLALVYQAVQALYHDPDPAGKERASVWLGELQRSMYAWEISDQLLQLKQDVESCYFAAQTMKMKIQTSFYELPPETHNALRDSLLTHIQNLKDLSPIIVTQLALAIADLALQMASWKGCVHTLIEKYNNDISSMPFLIEILTVLPEEVHSRSLRIGANRRTEIIEDLAYYSSTVVTLLTTCVEKTGNDEKMFIKVFRCLGSWFNLGVLDSNFMAGNQLLMVLFQVLQRDETSTNLHEAASDCVCSALYAIENVDTNMALALQLFQGVLTLETAYHMAVAREDLDKVLNYCRIFTELCETFLETTVRSPGQGMGDLRTLELLLICAGHPQYEVVEISFNFWYRLGEHLYKINDAALHTIFRPYIQRLLHCLARHCQLDPDHEGIPEDTDDFGEFRMRVSDLVKDVIFLVGSMECFSQLYSTLKEGNPSWEVTEAVLFIMAAIAKSVDPENNPTLSEVLQQVVLLPESVHMAVRYTSIELVGEMSEVVDRNPRFLDPVLNYLMKGLREKPLASAAAKAIHNICSVCRDHMAQHFQGLLDIARSLDSFALSTEAAVGLLKGTALVLARLPLEKIAECLSDLCAVQVLALKKLLAEDSTNGKSADPTVWLDRLAVIFRHTNPIVENGQTHPCQKVIQEIWPVLSETLNTHQADNRIVERCCRCLRFAVRCVGKGSASLLQPLVTQMVSVYQVYPHSCFLYLGSILVDEYGMEEGCRQGLLDMLQALCMPTFQLLEQQNGLRNHPDTVDDLFRLATRFVQRSPVTLLSSSIIVHIIQCAIAATSLDHRDANCSVMKFVRDLIHTGVANDHEEDFEVRKQLIGQAMEQHGQQLVTQLMHSCCFCLPPYTLPDVAEVLWEVMVFDRPTFCRWLESALKGLPKETSGGAVTVTHKQLTDFHKQVTSAEECKQVCWAIREFTRLFR, from the exons ATGGAGGGGGGCAAACCAAACCTGGCCCTGGTCTACCAGGCGGTCCAGGCCCTGTACCACGACCCGGACCCCGCCGGGAAGGAGCGAGCGTCGGTGTGGCTCGGGGAGCTCCAGAGATCG ATGTACGCATGGGAGATCTCTgaccagctgctgcagctcaaacaGGATGTGGAGTCGTGTTACTTTGCTGCTCAGACCATGAAGATGAAGATCCAAACGTCCTTCTACGAGCTTCCACCAGAGACACACAATGCACTGCGAGACTCGCTGCTCACCCACATCCAGAACCTCAAAGACCTGTCCCCCATCATCgtcacacag ctGGCTTTAGCCATCGCAGATCTCGCTCTTCAGATGGCCTCATGGAAAGGATGTGTTCACACGCTCATAGAAAA GTACAACAATGACATCAGCTCCATGCCCTTCCTCATTGAGATTCTCACAGTGCTGCCAGAGGAAGTTCACAGTCGATCTCTACGAATCGGTGCCAATCGTAGGACGGAAATCATCGAGGATCTGGCTTATTATTCCAGCACCGTGGTCACTCTGCTG acGACGTGTGTGGAGAAGACGGGTAACGATGAGAAGATGTTCATCAAGGTGTTTCGCTGTTTGGGCAGCTGGTTCAACTTGGGAGTCCTCGACAGTAACTTCATGGCTGGAAACCAGCTGCTCATGGTCCTCTTCCAAGTCCTG CAGAGGGATGAAACCTCAACCAACCTCCATGAGGCGGCGTCAGACTGTGTCTGTTCGGCTCTCTACGCCATAGAAAATGTAGACACCAATATGGCGTTAGCTTTGCAGCTCTTCCAGGGCGTTCTGACACTGGAGACTGCCTATCACATGGCTGTGGCCCGAGAAGACCTTGACAA AGTGCTGAACTACTGCAGGATCTTCACTGAACTCTGCGAGACATTTTTAGAGACAACAGTCAGGAGTCCAGGACAGGGTATGGGAGACCTGAGGACACTGGAACTGCTGCTGATCTGTGCAGGACACCCGCAGTATGAG GTTGTGGAAATCTCCTTTAACTTCTGGTACCGTCTCGGAGAACATctctataaaataaatgatgcagCTCTTCACACCATCTTCAGACCGTATATCCAGAGACTTCTGCACTGTTTGGCCCGACACTGTCAGCTCGACCCAGACCAC GAGGGAATCCCTGAGGACACTGACGATTTCGGCGAGTTCAGGATGAGAGTCTCTGACCTCGTTAAAGACGTCATTTTTCTTGTTGGATCCATGGAGTGTTTCTCTCAG TTATATTCTACGTTAAAAGAAGGGAACCCTTCCTGGGAGGTGACGGAGGCCGTCCTCTTCATCATGGCTGCGATTGCCAAAAGTGTTGATCC GGAGAACAACCCAACGTTGTCAGAGGTGTTGCAGCAGGTGGTTTTACTTCCAGAAAGCGTCCACATGGCGGTCCGTTACACGAGCATCGAGCTGGTCGGAGAGATGAGCGAGGTGGTGGACAGAAATCCAAGGTTCCTCG aCCCTGTGTTGAACTACCTGATGAAAGGTCTCAGAGAGAAGCCTCTGGCATCGGCAGCAGCGAAAGCGATCCACAATATCTGTTCAGTGTGCAGAGATCACATGGCTCAACACTTTCAGGGTCTGTTGGACATTGCCCGCTCCCTCGACTCCTTTGCCCTGTCCACAGAGGCCGCCGTAGGACTGCTTAAAG GTACAGCTCTGGTCCTGGCTCGTCTTCCTCTGGAGAAGATCGCAGAGTGTCTCAGTGATCTATGTGCCGTTCAGGTCTTGGCTTTGAAAAAG cttctGGCTGAAGATTCGACAAATGGTAAATCAGCTGATCCCACAGTGTGGCTCGACAGACTGGCTGTTATCTTTAG acacacaaacccCATCGTCGAGAACGGACAGACTCACCCATGTCAAAAAGTCATCCAGGAG ATCTGGCCCGTGCTGTCAGAGACACTGAACACTCATCAGGCTGATAACAGGATTGTGGAACGATGCTGTCGCTGTCTCAGGTTTGCTGTACGATGTGTTGGGAAAGGCTCTGCCTCCCTTCTGCAGCCACTCGTCACTCAG ATGGTGAGTGTGTACCAGGTGTATCCACACTCCTGCTTCCTGTACCTGGGCAGCATCCTGGTGGATGAGTACGGCATGGAGGAGGGCTGCAGGCAGGGCCTGCTCGACATGTTACAG GCTCTCTGCATGCCGACCTTCCAGCTGTTGGAGCAGCAGAACGGTCTTAGGAATCATCCCGACACTGTAGATGACCTGTTTAGATTGGCAACCAG atttgtCCAGAGGAGTCCCGTCACTttactcagcagcagcatcatcgtTCACATCATCCAGTGCGCCATCGCTGCCACCTCATTGGACCACCGAGACGCCAATTGCAGTGTCATGAAGTTTGTCCGAGACCTGATCCACACCGGAGTCGCCAATGAT CACGAGGAGGACTTTGAGGTGAGGAAGCAGCTGATTGGTCAGGCCATGGAGCAGCACGGTCAGCAGCTCGTCACTCAGCTGATGCACTCatgctgtttctgtctgccGCCGTACACACTGCCCGACGTCGCTGAGGTTCTGTGGGAAGTCATGGTGTTTGACAGACCT ACATTCTGTCGTTGGTTAGAAAGCGCTCTGAAAGGGTTACCGAAGGAAACATCAGGAGGAGCCGTGACCGTCACTCACAAGCAGCTGACTGACTTCCACAAACAGGTCACCAG tGCTGAGGAGTGTAAACAGGTGTGTTGGGCCATCAGAGAGTTCACCAGACTGTTCCGATAG